In one Streptomyces sp. NBC_01288 genomic region, the following are encoded:
- a CDS encoding MupA/Atu3671 family FMN-dependent luciferase-like monooxygenase has translation MSAGSGPVSPSAEPPSAVDRLAHQLALIAGGSGVPAPPASARPAPPTSPAPAVHGPRVAVSAASGMAAGSTSEAQRAHVADLVERYTRRTRSSKELTQRHRKVLADSRAAVGFRKGSKEMQYPLAARRASGSWLEDIDGNRYVDITMGFGVLLFGHEPEFVTEAVREHLGRGLRLGPRSPETGEAAELLSELTGFERVAFANSGTEANSAAIRLARAATGRNRIVSFTGAYHGHADNVLGRAMGGDGHRTVPVSHGIPQGAVDDLTVLPYGDPASLDAIDALGDTIAAVVVEPVQSRNPSLRPAEFVRKLREVTRRHGIVLFFDEMLTGFRPHVRGAQGLYGVQPDLATYGKAIGGGYPIGAIAGRADIMDGIDGGFWSYGDDSGPGHDTTFFGGTYIQHPLAMTAAKAVLTHLKEHSPTLQDRLNARTDHLAGTLNGFFDEEEFPLRLKHFGSMFKFDHRADMDLLYHHMVLKGLYVWEWRSFFLSTAHTDTDVEFITDTVRDSLRELRQGGFFPRRTAPTASAAPKAAPPVTRPAPAFSLSFFGDYPEDGAGQKDRYGTLIDSAKYADEHGFHGVWLPERHFHSFGGLFPNPAVLAAAIARETDRIRINSGSVVLPLHDPVRVAEEWSMVDNLSGGRVGLGCASGWNSRDFVFYPDTFGRHKEVTRTHLEQIRALWRGETVRRTAGDGEVDVRLFPRPVQAEPPMYMAVVGRRESYEEAARADLGILTNLMAQSVEQLADNVAHYRATREKHGLDPDAGRVVVLMHTYLGSDPAAARDEALDPLSRYMRSSLALSGQVANSLGLGIDVSATSEDDLDYIFRRAYRRYCDERALIGSPDSCAAIVDAVRAAGVDEIAALVDFGVTSDQLHAGMGQLDALRRRYHGDVPSGTVPPTPESPSDRLNSLIDAVHDAVHEEPWDDSAAERTAPATAAQRRLWLAARLAGDVAYNELQAVRLHGRLDRTALRAAVQRAVDRHDGLRTVFRVDADDETGETLRQVVKAPAPVDFAVTDARGQSPEAAIRTALRAENEHRYDLADGPLFHAGLVRLAEDDHLLVLGMHHIVIDSHSADLVTRDLQEAYRAQLDGRAPDFGGPAGTGLTLPSAVDRPDDLAWWRAHLGETPPVLRMPTDRPRPRFPKGQGASVTARFDTATTARLQSWSSRHRVTLFATLFTGWQTVLRRFSGQDEFVLATTFGQRDPQAQDVVGFFVSLLPLRCALTDDTSLSDAVRAARDCLLDAGERADVRLDGLIAEINPEPGAPRPLTPVSIDFDNEALPGIDLPGLRAEPISGAGDSAPLELMLLVTKDRDGLNLRVKYDTELYDGTTAQRLVDQLHLVLTAIADDTATTIGDLPLLTAGDTDLLRTWEVSRPADRHPEALTNVRPDDVDEVALVDADGTEWTRSRLRRAADAVTARLTAAGIGAGDIVAVALPKGAEFVAALVGIVTSGAAYLPLDPAQPVPRLTAMLADARPRALVCQDPAHPVADEIPDVPRVHVDLDAPATPPGELPTPAADDLLYVLYTSGSTGRPKGVAVEHGNMAATLSWYLSDVPVTDRDRLSWYSSPGFDFGHVEIWPALASGARLYAVPDEARLDPAALTRWFVERGITVANLPTPIGEAVLAEPWPEDAALRVLHIGGEQVVARPRPEAPFTAFNVYGPTEATVFCTWGAMAPEGPGTPPIGHPVPGVHTRVLDARGRLLPPGVTGELHLGGEQVARGYHGSATLTAERFSTDADGRRWYRTGDLVRWNHDGQLEFVGRSDDQVQIRGVRVEPAEVSRAVAALPGVREALVTGVVDPGSGQGRLVAWIRPEEPVTDENAAVRRWRQQLARALPRPMVPEEWTVTDRLPTDINGKRLRRPDTEETTPEPAPPAVADPVADAVRAEWSGVLGTDDIPEDASFFDLGGHSLSVIKLLGRIERRLGVKLALSEFFDAPTLEGNTAAVLAARASAPEARVRGRL, from the coding sequence GTGAGCGCGGGGAGCGGGCCGGTGTCACCGTCCGCCGAGCCGCCCTCCGCGGTGGACCGCCTCGCCCACCAACTCGCCCTGATCGCCGGGGGATCAGGGGTGCCGGCGCCGCCGGCGTCCGCGCGGCCTGCTCCACCGACCTCGCCCGCACCCGCCGTGCACGGCCCCCGCGTGGCCGTCTCCGCCGCGTCCGGGATGGCCGCGGGATCGACCAGCGAGGCGCAGCGGGCGCATGTGGCGGACCTCGTCGAGCGCTACACCCGTAGGACCCGGTCCTCGAAGGAACTGACCCAGCGCCACCGGAAGGTGCTGGCCGACAGCCGTGCGGCGGTCGGGTTCCGCAAGGGCAGCAAGGAGATGCAGTACCCGCTCGCCGCCCGACGGGCCTCCGGTTCGTGGCTGGAGGACATCGACGGCAACCGGTACGTCGACATCACCATGGGCTTCGGTGTCCTGCTCTTCGGCCACGAGCCCGAGTTCGTCACCGAGGCCGTCCGCGAACACCTCGGCCGTGGCCTCCGGCTCGGCCCGCGCAGTCCCGAGACCGGCGAAGCGGCCGAACTCCTCAGCGAGTTGACGGGCTTCGAGCGGGTCGCGTTCGCCAACTCCGGCACCGAGGCGAACTCCGCGGCCATCCGGCTCGCCCGCGCCGCGACCGGCCGCAACCGCATCGTCTCCTTCACGGGCGCCTACCACGGCCACGCCGACAACGTCCTCGGCCGGGCCATGGGCGGTGACGGACACCGGACCGTGCCCGTCTCCCACGGCATCCCGCAGGGCGCGGTCGACGACCTCACCGTCCTGCCGTACGGCGACCCCGCGAGCCTCGACGCCATCGACGCCCTGGGCGACACCATCGCCGCGGTCGTCGTCGAACCGGTCCAGAGCCGCAACCCGAGCCTGCGACCGGCCGAGTTCGTCCGCAAGCTGCGCGAGGTCACCCGCCGGCACGGCATCGTCCTGTTCTTCGACGAGATGCTCACCGGCTTCCGCCCGCACGTACGAGGAGCCCAGGGCCTCTACGGCGTCCAGCCCGACCTGGCCACGTACGGCAAGGCCATTGGCGGCGGCTACCCGATCGGCGCGATCGCGGGCCGCGCGGACATCATGGACGGCATCGACGGCGGGTTCTGGAGCTACGGCGACGACAGCGGCCCGGGCCACGACACCACCTTCTTCGGCGGGACGTACATCCAGCACCCCCTCGCGATGACCGCCGCCAAGGCGGTGCTCACCCACCTGAAGGAACACAGCCCCACGCTCCAGGACCGGCTCAACGCCCGCACCGACCACCTGGCCGGCACGCTCAACGGGTTCTTCGATGAGGAGGAGTTCCCGCTCCGGCTCAAGCACTTCGGGTCGATGTTCAAGTTCGACCACCGGGCCGACATGGACCTCCTTTACCACCACATGGTCCTCAAGGGGCTGTACGTCTGGGAGTGGCGCAGCTTCTTCCTGTCCACCGCGCACACCGACACGGACGTCGAGTTCATCACCGACACGGTCCGGGACTCGCTGCGCGAGCTGCGGCAGGGCGGCTTCTTCCCCCGGCGGACGGCACCGACGGCTTCTGCCGCACCCAAGGCAGCCCCGCCCGTCACGCGTCCCGCTCCCGCCTTCAGCCTCTCCTTCTTCGGCGACTACCCCGAGGACGGCGCCGGGCAGAAGGACCGGTACGGGACCCTCATCGACAGCGCCAAGTACGCCGACGAGCACGGATTCCACGGTGTGTGGCTGCCCGAAAGGCACTTCCACTCCTTCGGCGGCCTCTTCCCGAACCCCGCCGTGCTGGCCGCGGCCATCGCCCGCGAGACCGACCGGATCCGGATCAACTCGGGTTCCGTCGTGCTGCCGTTGCACGATCCGGTCCGGGTCGCCGAGGAATGGTCCATGGTCGACAACCTGTCCGGCGGACGCGTCGGCCTGGGCTGTGCGAGCGGCTGGAACTCGCGGGACTTCGTCTTCTACCCGGACACCTTCGGCCGCCACAAGGAGGTGACCCGGACCCACCTGGAACAGATCCGGGCGCTGTGGCGGGGCGAGACGGTACGGCGCACCGCGGGTGACGGGGAGGTCGACGTACGGCTGTTCCCGCGTCCCGTGCAGGCGGAGCCGCCGATGTACATGGCCGTCGTCGGCCGCCGGGAGTCGTACGAGGAGGCGGCCCGGGCAGATCTCGGCATCCTCACCAACCTCATGGCCCAGTCGGTGGAACAGCTCGCGGACAACGTGGCGCACTACCGCGCGACCCGCGAGAAACACGGCCTCGACCCCGACGCCGGCCGGGTCGTGGTGCTGATGCACACCTACCTGGGCAGCGATCCGGCCGCCGCACGCGACGAGGCACTCGACCCCCTCTCCCGCTACATGCGGTCCTCCCTCGCCCTGTCCGGCCAGGTCGCCAACAGCCTCGGGCTCGGCATCGACGTCTCCGCCACCAGCGAGGACGACCTCGACTACATCTTCCGCCGCGCCTACCGGAGGTACTGCGACGAGCGCGCGCTGATCGGCTCCCCCGACAGCTGCGCCGCGATCGTCGACGCCGTACGCGCCGCGGGCGTCGACGAGATCGCCGCGCTGGTGGACTTCGGGGTGACCTCCGACCAACTGCACGCAGGAATGGGCCAGTTGGACGCGCTCCGTCGTCGCTACCACGGTGACGTCCCGTCTGGCACAGTTCCCCCGACCCCCGAGAGCCCCTCGGACCGGTTGAACTCCCTCATCGACGCCGTCCACGACGCCGTCCACGAGGAGCCGTGGGACGACAGCGCGGCGGAGCGGACCGCGCCGGCCACCGCCGCCCAGCGCCGGCTGTGGCTCGCCGCCCGGCTCGCGGGGGACGTCGCCTACAACGAACTCCAGGCCGTACGGCTGCACGGCCGGCTGGACCGCACGGCCCTGCGAGCCGCCGTACAGAGGGCCGTCGACCGGCACGACGGACTGCGCACGGTCTTCCGCGTCGACGCGGACGACGAGACCGGCGAGACACTCCGCCAGGTGGTGAAGGCGCCGGCGCCCGTCGACTTCGCCGTCACCGACGCCCGCGGCCAGTCGCCCGAGGCGGCGATCCGCACCGCGCTGCGCGCCGAGAACGAACACCGCTACGACCTCGCGGACGGGCCGCTGTTCCACGCCGGACTCGTGCGGCTCGCCGAGGACGACCATCTGCTCGTCCTCGGGATGCACCACATCGTCATCGACAGCCACTCGGCCGACCTGGTCACCCGGGATCTCCAGGAGGCCTACCGGGCCCAACTCGACGGCCGCGCCCCCGACTTCGGCGGACCGGCGGGCACCGGCCTCACCCTGCCGTCCGCCGTCGACCGGCCCGACGACCTCGCGTGGTGGCGGGCCCACCTGGGGGAGACACCGCCCGTCCTGCGGATGCCCACCGACCGGCCGCGCCCCCGCTTCCCCAAGGGACAGGGCGCCTCCGTCACCGCCCGCTTCGACACCGCGACCACGGCACGGCTCCAGTCCTGGAGCAGCCGGCACCGCGTCACCCTCTTCGCCACCCTCTTCACCGGCTGGCAGACCGTGCTGCGCCGCTTCTCCGGACAGGACGAGTTCGTCCTCGCCACGACCTTCGGGCAGCGCGACCCACAGGCCCAGGACGTCGTCGGCTTCTTCGTCTCGCTGCTGCCGCTGCGCTGCGCCCTCACCGACGACACCAGCCTCTCCGACGCGGTCCGCGCCGCCCGCGACTGTCTGCTGGACGCCGGCGAACGGGCCGACGTACGCCTCGACGGACTCATCGCCGAGATCAACCCCGAACCCGGCGCACCGCGCCCGCTCACCCCGGTCTCCATCGACTTCGACAACGAGGCCCTGCCCGGCATCGACCTGCCCGGCCTGCGCGCCGAGCCGATCTCCGGCGCCGGAGACTCCGCACCGCTCGAACTCATGCTGCTGGTCACCAAGGACCGCGACGGCCTCAACCTGCGCGTCAAGTACGACACCGAGCTGTACGACGGGACCACCGCACAGCGTCTCGTGGACCAGCTGCACCTCGTCCTCACCGCGATCGCCGACGACACGGCGACGACCATCGGCGACCTCCCCCTCCTCACGGCCGGAGACACGGACCTGCTCCGTACCTGGGAGGTGAGCCGCCCGGCGGACAGGCACCCCGAAGCCCTGACGAACGTACGGCCCGACGACGTGGACGAGGTCGCCCTCGTCGACGCCGACGGCACCGAATGGACCAGGTCGCGACTGCGCCGCGCGGCCGACGCGGTCACCGCGCGACTGACGGCGGCCGGCATCGGAGCCGGGGACATCGTGGCGGTCGCGCTGCCCAAAGGCGCGGAGTTCGTCGCCGCCCTGGTCGGGATCGTCACCAGCGGCGCCGCCTATCTCCCGCTCGACCCGGCCCAGCCCGTCCCCCGGCTGACGGCCATGCTCGCCGACGCCCGCCCCCGCGCCCTCGTCTGCCAGGACCCCGCGCACCCGGTCGCCGACGAGATACCCGACGTACCCCGCGTCCACGTCGACCTCGACGCACCCGCCACCCCGCCCGGCGAGCTGCCCACGCCCGCCGCCGACGACCTGCTGTACGTCCTCTACACCTCCGGTTCCACGGGGAGGCCCAAGGGCGTGGCCGTGGAGCACGGCAACATGGCCGCCACCCTGTCCTGGTATCTGTCCGACGTGCCCGTCACCGACCGGGACCGCCTGTCCTGGTACTCCAGCCCCGGCTTCGACTTCGGGCACGTGGAGATCTGGCCGGCACTGGCCTCGGGCGCCCGGTTGTACGCCGTACCGGACGAGGCCCGGCTCGACCCGGCCGCCCTCACCCGCTGGTTCGTGGAGCGGGGGATCACCGTCGCCAACCTCCCGACACCGATCGGCGAGGCCGTCCTCGCCGAACCCTGGCCCGAGGACGCGGCGCTGCGCGTCCTGCACATCGGCGGGGAACAGGTGGTCGCCCGGCCGCGCCCGGAGGCACCGTTCACGGCGTTCAACGTCTACGGCCCGACCGAGGCCACCGTGTTCTGCACCTGGGGCGCCATGGCACCGGAAGGTCCCGGGACCCCGCCCATCGGACACCCCGTGCCCGGCGTGCACACCCGGGTCCTCGACGCGAGGGGACGCCTGCTGCCGCCCGGCGTCACCGGTGAACTCCACCTCGGCGGCGAGCAGGTGGCCCGCGGCTACCACGGCTCCGCCACCCTGACCGCGGAACGCTTCAGCACCGACGCGGACGGCCGGCGCTGGTACCGCACCGGCGACCTCGTGCGCTGGAACCACGACGGACAGCTGGAGTTCGTCGGCCGGAGCGACGACCAGGTCCAGATCCGCGGCGTCCGCGTCGAACCCGCGGAGGTCTCGCGGGCCGTAGCCGCGCTGCCCGGCGTCCGCGAAGCCCTCGTGACCGGAGTCGTGGACCCCGGCAGCGGCCAGGGCAGGCTCGTCGCCTGGATCCGCCCCGAGGAACCCGTCACCGACGAGAACGCCGCCGTCCGCCGCTGGCGGCAGCAGCTCGCCCGGGCCCTGCCGAGGCCCATGGTCCCCGAGGAGTGGACCGTCACCGACCGGCTGCCCACCGACATCAACGGCAAGCGGCTGCGCCGTCCCGACACCGAGGAGACGACACCCGAACCGGCGCCCCCCGCCGTGGCGGACCCGGTCGCCGACGCCGTGCGCGCCGAGTGGAGCGGAGTCCTCGGAACCGACGACATCCCCGAGGACGCCTCCTTCTTCGACCTCGGCGGCCACTCCCTGAGCGTGATCAAACTCCTCGGCAGGATCGAGCGGCGCCTCGGCGTCAAGCTCGCCCTGTCCGAGTTCTTCGACGCGCCGACCCTTGAGGGCAACACCGCAGCCGTGCTGGCAGCGCGCGCGAGCGCCCCCGAGGCCCGGGTCAGGGGGCGGCTGTGA
- a CDS encoding beta-ketoacyl-ACP synthase III, whose amino-acid sequence MTYRSPRAAVLTGIGSWLPPDELTNAELESRFDTTDEWIRSRTGIASRRRVSPGVSTSDLAVEAGLRALKSSGQDSVDAVVLATTTPDELCPATAPQVAARLGLGTVPAFDVSAVCAGFLYGLTTAAGLIATGAADRVLLIGAEAFTTLIDPGDRSTAAIFGDGAGAVVLRAGDPGEPGAIGPVVLGSDGSHSELAEVPAGGARRRVSTSEAAPYLRMQGREIFRHAVRRMTAACRTATEAAGWQLADVERLVAHQANIRIVTAVADGLGIPPERRASNIERVGNTAGASVPVLLAEENASGGLVAGQRVLLTAFGGGLAWGAATLVWPALTTAE is encoded by the coding sequence ATGACGTACCGATCCCCCCGCGCCGCCGTCCTCACCGGCATCGGCTCCTGGCTGCCGCCCGACGAACTCACCAACGCCGAACTGGAATCCAGGTTCGACACCACCGACGAGTGGATCCGCAGCCGCACCGGCATCGCGAGCCGCCGCAGGGTCTCACCCGGCGTGTCGACCTCCGACCTCGCCGTCGAGGCCGGGCTCCGGGCCCTGAAGTCCTCCGGCCAGGACTCCGTCGACGCCGTGGTGCTCGCCACGACGACGCCCGACGAACTGTGTCCCGCCACCGCACCCCAAGTGGCCGCCAGGCTGGGCCTGGGGACCGTGCCGGCCTTCGACGTCTCCGCCGTCTGCGCCGGTTTCCTCTACGGCCTGACCACCGCCGCCGGTCTCATCGCGACCGGCGCGGCCGACCGGGTCCTGCTCATCGGCGCCGAGGCCTTCACCACCCTCATCGACCCCGGGGACCGCTCCACCGCCGCCATCTTCGGCGACGGCGCCGGAGCCGTCGTCCTGCGCGCCGGAGACCCCGGCGAACCCGGGGCGATCGGACCCGTGGTGCTCGGCAGCGACGGCAGCCACAGCGAACTCGCCGAGGTGCCCGCCGGAGGCGCCCGCCGCCGGGTCTCCACCTCCGAGGCCGCGCCCTATCTGCGGATGCAGGGCCGGGAGATCTTCCGCCACGCGGTACGCCGGATGACCGCCGCCTGCCGCACCGCGACCGAGGCCGCGGGCTGGCAACTCGCCGACGTGGAACGGCTGGTGGCCCACCAGGCCAACATCCGGATCGTCACGGCGGTGGCCGACGGACTCGGCATCCCGCCCGAGCGCCGGGCCTCCAACATCGAGCGCGTGGGCAACACGGCCGGTGCCTCCGTGCCCGTGCTCCTCGCCGAGGAGAACGCGTCCGGCGGCCTGGTCGCGGGACAGCGCGTCCTGCTCACCGCCTTCGGCGGCGGACTCGCCTGGGGCGCGGCCACGCTCGTCTGGCCGGCGCTGACCACCGCGGAGTGA
- a CDS encoding condensation domain-containing protein: protein MNPPDGIGRLLETLEASRVHLWEHNGSIHYDGPADALPAPVLGELRRHREEILRRLASPSAAEVRRVPAGTEHARMWRSVRTVAHPEVWTNSFYTHTRTRLDVPALRQAVDDVVARHESLRAGFAEDADGRLELSIHAEAPGRVEILAVEPGETSDPRRLYDRCLRFAAEPLNLAAPPLLRLGVARHDGDTGPDDVLALAVHHLIADGVTLEILGDELGACYRARSRGETPQLPEPQPFVGFLEHERQWTRAELPAALDARAAQLAGSAALLAFPPDQEADPDSIDNVSFADLDDQESALFTDAVRRARVSEFSVMLAALNVLVADITGEHDFVLAVSAACRVPEYAETVGLVRRHLPVRLRAQQGDSWTDLARRALDALGQALEYPLLSLDAVRDRWAPEVPEEFPQLVVTHLPEMRLGVDLGGGPVLWAECPLPGARAGIAMVMRKDSGRISGGFEIAGSLAGPRTRQLWLDRFTRLLVEAAQDMDAPIPVPRLAANAPIPAPRPTTNAPGGAR from the coding sequence GTGAACCCGCCCGACGGCATCGGCCGACTGCTGGAGACGCTGGAGGCATCCCGGGTACACCTCTGGGAGCACAACGGCAGCATCCACTACGACGGCCCGGCGGACGCCCTGCCCGCCCCGGTGCTCGGTGAACTCCGCCGTCACCGGGAGGAGATCCTGCGCCGGCTCGCGTCCCCTTCGGCCGCCGAGGTGCGCAGGGTGCCCGCGGGAACCGAACACGCCCGCATGTGGCGGTCCGTACGGACCGTGGCCCACCCCGAGGTGTGGACGAACTCCTTCTACACGCACACCCGGACCCGCCTCGACGTGCCGGCGCTGCGGCAGGCCGTCGACGACGTCGTGGCCCGGCACGAGTCGCTGCGCGCCGGATTCGCCGAAGACGCCGACGGGCGGCTGGAGTTGAGCATCCACGCCGAAGCACCCGGCCGCGTCGAGATCCTCGCCGTCGAACCCGGGGAGACCTCCGACCCGCGACGGCTGTACGACCGCTGCCTGCGCTTCGCCGCCGAGCCGCTGAACCTCGCCGCCCCACCACTGCTGCGCCTCGGCGTCGCACGCCACGACGGCGACACCGGACCCGACGACGTCCTCGCACTGGCCGTCCACCACCTGATCGCCGACGGCGTCACGCTGGAGATCCTCGGCGACGAACTGGGCGCCTGCTACCGGGCCCGCTCACGCGGCGAGACACCCCAACTCCCCGAGCCACAGCCCTTCGTGGGCTTCCTGGAGCACGAACGGCAGTGGACGCGGGCCGAGTTGCCCGCCGCCCTCGACGCCCGCGCGGCCCAACTCGCGGGCTCGGCCGCACTGTTGGCCTTCCCGCCCGACCAGGAGGCGGACCCCGACAGCATCGACAACGTCAGCTTCGCCGACCTGGACGATCAGGAGAGCGCGCTCTTCACCGACGCGGTCCGGCGGGCCCGGGTCAGCGAGTTCTCGGTCATGCTGGCGGCCCTGAACGTCCTGGTCGCCGACATCACCGGCGAGCACGACTTCGTCCTGGCGGTCTCGGCGGCCTGCCGGGTGCCGGAGTACGCCGAGACCGTGGGCCTGGTCCGCCGGCACCTGCCGGTACGCCTGCGTGCCCAACAGGGCGACAGCTGGACGGACTTGGCGCGCCGTGCCCTGGACGCCCTGGGGCAGGCCCTTGAGTACCCGCTGCTCTCGTTGGACGCGGTGCGCGACCGGTGGGCTCCCGAAGTCCCGGAGGAATTCCCCCAGTTGGTCGTGACCCATCTCCCCGAGATGCGGCTGGGCGTCGACCTGGGCGGTGGTCCGGTGCTGTGGGCGGAGTGCCCGCTGCCGGGTGCCCGCGCCGGCATCGCCATGGTCATGCGCAAGGACTCCGGGCGGATCAGTGGCGGATTCGAGATCGCCGGCTCTCTTGCCGGACCGCGGACCCGACAGCTGTGGCTCGACCGGTTCACCCGGCTGCTGGTCGAGGCGGCCCAGGACATGGACGCCCCGATACCTGTCCCGCGCCTCGCCGCGAACGCCCCGATACCGGCCCCGCGTCCCACCACGAACGCCCCGGGAGGCGCGCGATGA
- a CDS encoding cytochrome P450 has product MTLDLADPATYVDHDMTAFWRRLRHEDPVHRQPAADGRPGFWVVSRYTDVQRLHRDTEGFASGRGNVLAALLAGGDTGSGRMLPVTDPPRHPALRAVMSASFAPRALRRVRSRIEDTAHDLVRKAAALGECDFATEVAERIPLHTICDLLDVPAADRPFLLDVAKRSLGFEEPQESDLRARLARSEIVRYFQDLAHTRRDRPGEDAVSALVVGEVHGEPLSDEDIALNCYSLLLGGDETARLTMIEAVRALAEHPAQWRALKSGDVELATATEEVLRWATPAMHAGRYATRDTTLHGRHIKAGDIVTLWLSSANRDEEIFADPDTLDLSRSPNRHVAFGFGPHFCVGAQLGRMEISAVLAALRDHVPDIRLDGPGRRVYSTFLNGHSSLPVSFAARPSSRRPAPRRRVKLFCIPHAGGSARAFQPLADALGEETDVVPFQPAGRDTRHREQPYDTFGAAVDDIAALIEREAGDGPYAIYGHSLGGLLGYETARRLSGQGRPPRHVFVSASRPPQRRYGEDGGPAIHTFPDLAFLGALAATGGVPREFLTEDDAVAYFTARIRGDYELYGQYRHDGAEPRLTCPVTVVTGADDPVTSSHDVGLWGDLTTGPVTHLELPGAGHFFLDSHTGPVVDRIRSALLAAAEDRATEPLPQEVFREAMARLAAPVTVVTTVDRDGRPRAFTASAVCSLSADPPLLLVCLNRNGSAHDVFATADRFLVNVLDHQQAHLARDFASHDRAEAEAVLVPLELGLPGLPDASARFACTRRQVLPGGDHSILIGRPERVALSDVPPLIHFHRDWHRPTAVPAAPSPGQRSHLV; this is encoded by the coding sequence ATGACCCTCGACCTCGCCGACCCGGCGACCTACGTCGACCACGACATGACCGCCTTCTGGCGCCGCCTGCGCCACGAGGACCCCGTGCACCGGCAGCCCGCGGCGGACGGCCGCCCCGGGTTCTGGGTGGTCTCCCGCTACACCGACGTCCAGCGACTGCACCGGGACACCGAAGGCTTCGCCTCCGGCCGGGGCAATGTGCTCGCCGCCCTCCTCGCGGGCGGCGACACCGGCTCCGGCCGGATGCTGCCCGTCACGGACCCGCCCCGGCACCCCGCGCTGCGCGCCGTCATGAGCGCCTCGTTCGCACCGCGCGCCCTGCGCCGGGTCCGCTCCCGCATCGAGGACACGGCCCACGACCTCGTGCGCAAGGCCGCCGCCCTCGGGGAGTGCGACTTCGCCACCGAGGTGGCCGAGCGGATACCCCTGCACACCATCTGCGACCTCCTCGACGTCCCCGCCGCCGACCGGCCGTTCCTCCTCGACGTGGCGAAGCGGTCGCTGGGCTTCGAGGAACCGCAGGAGTCCGACCTGCGGGCCCGGCTCGCCCGGAGCGAGATCGTCCGCTACTTCCAGGACCTGGCCCACACCCGCCGCGACCGCCCCGGTGAGGACGCCGTCAGCGCACTGGTCGTGGGCGAGGTCCACGGCGAGCCGCTCTCCGACGAGGACATCGCCCTCAACTGCTACAGCCTGCTCCTCGGCGGCGACGAGACCGCCCGCCTCACGATGATCGAGGCCGTCCGCGCCCTCGCCGAACACCCCGCACAATGGCGCGCACTCAAGAGCGGCGACGTGGAACTGGCCACCGCCACCGAAGAGGTACTGCGCTGGGCCACCCCGGCCATGCACGCCGGCCGGTACGCCACCCGCGACACCACCCTGCACGGCCGGCACATCAAGGCCGGCGACATCGTCACCCTGTGGCTGTCCTCCGCCAACCGCGACGAGGAGATCTTCGCCGACCCCGACACCCTCGACCTGAGCCGCTCGCCCAACCGCCATGTGGCCTTCGGCTTCGGCCCGCACTTCTGCGTCGGCGCACAACTCGGACGCATGGAGATCAGCGCGGTCCTGGCCGCCCTCCGCGACCACGTGCCGGACATCCGGCTCGACGGTCCCGGCCGCCGCGTCTACTCCACATTCCTCAACGGCCACAGCAGCCTGCCCGTCTCCTTCGCCGCCCGGCCCTCCTCACGGAGGCCCGCCCCGCGCCGCCGCGTGAAGCTGTTCTGTATCCCGCACGCGGGCGGCTCCGCCCGCGCCTTCCAACCCCTGGCCGACGCACTCGGCGAAGAGACCGACGTCGTCCCGTTCCAGCCGGCCGGCCGCGACACCCGCCACCGCGAGCAGCCGTACGACACGTTCGGCGCGGCCGTCGACGACATCGCGGCGCTGATCGAACGGGAGGCGGGCGACGGGCCGTACGCGATCTACGGGCACAGCCTGGGCGGGCTCCTCGGATACGAGACCGCCCGCCGCCTGAGCGGGCAGGGGCGCCCGCCCCGGCATGTGTTCGTGTCCGCCAGCAGACCCCCGCAGCGCCGCTACGGCGAGGACGGCGGGCCCGCCATCCACACCTTCCCCGACCTGGCCTTCCTGGGCGCACTCGCCGCCACCGGGGGAGTGCCGCGGGAGTTCCTGACCGAGGACGACGCGGTGGCCTACTTCACCGCACGCATCCGCGGGGACTACGAGCTGTACGGCCAGTACCGGCACGACGGCGCCGAGCCCCGGCTCACCTGCCCGGTCACGGTCGTCACCGGAGCCGACGACCCCGTCACCTCGTCCCACGACGTCGGGCTGTGGGGCGACCTCACCACCGGACCGGTCACGCACCTGGAGCTGCCCGGCGCGGGTCACTTCTTCCTGGACAGCCACACCGGGCCCGTCGTGGACCGGATCCGTTCCGCGCTGCTGGCGGCCGCCGAGGACCGGGCGACGGAGCCGCTGCCGCAGGAGGTGTTCCGGGAGGCCATGGCCCGGCTCGCCGCACCCGTCACGGTCGTGACCACCGTCGACCGTGACGGCCGGCCGCGGGCGTTCACCGCGAGCGCGGTGTGCAGCCTGTCCGCGGACCCGCCGCTGCTGCTCGTGTGCCTCAACCGGAACGGCAGCGCGCACGACGTGTTCGCCACCGCAGACCGCTTCCTCGTCAACGTCCTCGACCACCAACAGGCGCACCTCGCCCGGGACTTCGCCAGCCACGACCGCGCCGAGGCCGAGGCTGTCCTCGTCCCCCTGGAACTCGGCCTGCCCGGACTGCCGGACGCGTCGGCCCGGTTCGCCTGCACCCGACGGCAGGTGCTGCCCGGCGGCGACCACAGCATCCTCATCGGCCGTCCGGAACGCGTCGCGCTGTCCGACGTACCGCCGCTGATCCACTTCCACCGCGACTGGCACCGGCCCACCGCCGTGCCCGCCGCCCCTTCCCCAGGTCAACGGAGCCACCTCGTATGA